One region of Skermanella mucosa genomic DNA includes:
- a CDS encoding lytic transglycosylase domain-containing protein — protein sequence MAHSGSTRAQFELGRRFENGVGVALDFGRAFSLYCQAAAKGHPIAAYRLARLYLAGKGAPRDQAMAAAWIRRAIELGHIDARELTPQVAGVKQVQAPGCYVPGVRGAGHLPAPAKIEKMVRSMAPGYGLDPDFVLAIMQIESGYRADAVSPRNAQGLMQLIPDTAERFGVKDPFDPKENIQGGMRYLRWLMAYFRGDVALVAAAYNAGEGAVERHRGIPPYRETEAYVKRLSGVYPRKRHPYEPSIAKASGVFASSEVAELD from the coding sequence TTGGCCCATTCCGGAAGCACGCGGGCCCAGTTCGAACTGGGCCGGCGGTTCGAGAACGGCGTCGGGGTCGCCCTCGATTTCGGCCGGGCGTTCAGCCTGTACTGCCAGGCGGCGGCGAAGGGGCATCCGATCGCGGCGTACCGGCTCGCCCGGCTCTATCTCGCCGGCAAGGGCGCGCCGCGCGACCAGGCCATGGCGGCCGCCTGGATCCGCCGCGCGATCGAGTTGGGCCACATCGATGCCCGCGAGTTGACGCCCCAGGTCGCGGGCGTCAAGCAGGTCCAGGCACCGGGCTGCTATGTCCCCGGCGTCCGCGGCGCCGGCCACCTGCCCGCCCCGGCGAAGATCGAGAAGATGGTCCGGTCGATGGCGCCGGGCTACGGCCTCGACCCCGATTTCGTGCTGGCGATCATGCAGATCGAATCCGGCTACCGGGCCGACGCGGTGTCGCCGCGCAACGCCCAGGGGCTGATGCAGCTGATCCCGGACACGGCGGAGCGCTTCGGCGTCAAGGACCCGTTCGACCCGAAGGAGAACATCCAGGGCGGCATGCGTTACCTGCGCTGGCTGATGGCCTATTTCCGGGGCGACGTGGCGCTGGTCGCCGCCGCCTACAATGCCGGCGAGGGCGCGGTGGAGCGCCACCGCGGCATTCCCCCCTACCGCGAGACCGAGGCCTATGTGAAGCGCCTGAGCGGCGTCTACCCCCGCAAGCGCCATCCCTACGAACCCAGCATCGCCAAGGCGTCCGGCGTCTTCGCCTCGTCCGAGGTGGCCGAGCTGGACTGA
- a CDS encoding M28 family peptidase: MSAARHAVLAGALCLAAVPAVADVGATEALRNAVTEDGLLGHLRSFQRIAEENGGNRAAGRPGHERSADHVAALLEQAGYTVRFERFEFPFFEETAPPVLAAPGVALERDQIRTLANSGSGDVTARVVPPSGSSLACEASDFQGFTRGAIALVRRGNCTFQTKVGHAAAAGAKGVVIYNEGTEGRTGPFRGQLGDPAPVPVVGVPAEIGARLREARPEIRLAVDARTGMRSSRNVVADGPEGTTGNTVLVGAHLDGVPEGPGINDNGSGAAVVLETALRMAELGGGERPANRVRFAFWGAEEVGLVGSRHHLQSLPEEERGRLAAVLNFDMLGSPNPGRLIYDGPAVIERVFRDYFAAIGLEAGSTPMRGGSDHAPFARAGIPTGGLYTGAGEIKSEESAARFGGTAGQPFDPCYHQACDDLTNIDAAVLHQMADAAAHAVLTLARDPEAGKEREPS, encoded by the coding sequence ATGTCCGCCGCGCGCCATGCCGTCCTGGCCGGCGCCCTGTGCCTGGCCGCAGTCCCGGCCGTTGCGGACGTGGGGGCCACAGAGGCGCTCCGGAACGCGGTGACGGAGGACGGCTTGCTGGGCCATCTCCGCTCGTTCCAGCGGATCGCCGAGGAGAACGGCGGCAACCGGGCCGCCGGGCGACCGGGCCACGAGCGCTCCGCCGACCATGTCGCCGCCCTGCTGGAGCAGGCGGGATACACGGTACGCTTCGAGCGGTTCGAATTCCCCTTCTTCGAGGAAACCGCGCCGCCCGTGCTGGCCGCGCCGGGCGTCGCGCTGGAGCGGGACCAGATCCGGACCCTCGCCAATTCCGGCAGCGGCGACGTGACCGCCCGCGTGGTCCCGCCGTCGGGCTCGTCGCTCGCCTGCGAGGCGTCCGACTTCCAGGGCTTCACCCGCGGCGCGATCGCCCTGGTGCGGCGCGGAAACTGCACCTTCCAGACCAAAGTCGGCCATGCCGCGGCGGCCGGGGCCAAGGGCGTCGTGATCTACAACGAGGGCACGGAGGGGCGCACGGGCCCCTTCCGCGGCCAGCTGGGCGATCCGGCGCCGGTCCCAGTGGTCGGCGTCCCGGCGGAGATCGGGGCGCGGCTGCGCGAGGCCCGGCCGGAGATCCGGCTGGCGGTCGATGCCCGCACCGGCATGCGGTCGAGCCGCAACGTCGTGGCGGACGGGCCGGAGGGGACCACCGGCAACACCGTCCTGGTCGGCGCCCACCTGGACGGCGTGCCGGAGGGACCGGGCATCAACGACAACGGCAGCGGCGCCGCGGTCGTGCTGGAGACCGCGTTGCGCATGGCCGAACTGGGCGGCGGCGAGCGGCCGGCCAACCGGGTCAGGTTCGCCTTCTGGGGCGCCGAGGAGGTCGGGCTGGTCGGCTCCCGCCACCATCTGCAATCCCTGCCGGAGGAGGAGCGCGGCAGGCTGGCCGCCGTGCTCAACTTCGACATGCTGGGTTCGCCCAATCCCGGCCGGCTGATCTATGACGGCCCGGCCGTGATCGAGCGGGTGTTCAGGGACTATTTCGCCGCGATCGGGCTGGAGGCAGGATCCACCCCGATGCGCGGAGGATCGGACCACGCGCCCTTCGCCCGGGCGGGCATCCCGACCGGCGGGCTCTATACCGGCGCCGGAGAGATCAAGTCGGAGGAGTCGGCCGCCCGGTTCGGCGGCACCGCCGGACAGCCGTTCGACCCCTGCTACCACCAGGCCTGCGACGACCTGACCAACATAGACGCCGCCGTGCTCCACCAGATGGCCGACGCCGCGGCCCATGCCGTGCTCACGCTGGCCCGCGATCCCGAAGCCGGGAAGGAGCGCGAGCCCTCCTGA
- a CDS encoding NAD(P)/FAD-dependent oxidoreductase yields MMSEIQPNRALDGVAPERVDCVVIGAGVIGLAVARQLALAGRDVVLLEGSDCIGSGTSSRNSEVIHAGLYYPKGSLKARLCVRGRDALYAYCADRGVPHRRCGKLLVATDESQRGKLSEIDAKARANGVTDLEWLGAADVAALEPALHTVGALHSPSSGIVDTHGLMLAYQGELEDHGGMVAFNSPVAGGRVTDDGIIIETGGPEPFRLIANLVVNSGGLFAQEIARSIQGIPADSIPPIHLAKGNYFSLARRAPFSRLIYPVPEPGGLGVHLTLDLAGQARFGPDVEWIDRINYDVDIRRADKFYGAIRRYWPDLPDDALQPGYAGIRPKLVAAGAADADFMIQGPRQHGVPGLLNLYGIESPGITASLAIAAEAEAVLLERETAPLQA; encoded by the coding sequence ATGATGAGCGAAATTCAGCCGAACCGCGCCCTGGACGGCGTGGCCCCGGAAAGAGTCGATTGCGTGGTGATCGGCGCGGGAGTGATCGGGCTGGCGGTGGCCCGCCAGCTGGCGCTGGCCGGCCGGGACGTCGTCCTGTTGGAAGGGTCGGACTGCATCGGCAGCGGCACCAGCTCGCGCAACAGCGAGGTCATCCATGCCGGCCTCTATTATCCCAAGGGCAGCCTGAAGGCGCGGCTGTGCGTCCGGGGCCGCGACGCGCTTTACGCCTATTGCGCCGACCGGGGCGTTCCCCATCGCCGCTGCGGCAAGCTGCTGGTCGCGACCGACGAGAGCCAGCGCGGCAAGCTCTCCGAGATCGACGCCAAGGCCCGGGCCAACGGCGTGACCGATCTGGAATGGCTGGGCGCCGCCGACGTCGCGGCGCTGGAGCCGGCGCTGCACACCGTCGGCGCCCTGCATTCCCCGTCGAGCGGCATCGTGGACACCCACGGGCTGATGCTGGCCTACCAGGGCGAGCTGGAGGACCATGGCGGCATGGTGGCCTTCAACAGCCCGGTCGCCGGCGGGCGGGTCACCGACGACGGCATCATCATCGAGACGGGCGGCCCGGAGCCGTTCCGCCTGATCGCCAACCTGGTGGTCAATTCGGGCGGGCTGTTCGCCCAGGAGATCGCCCGGTCGATCCAGGGCATCCCGGCGGATTCGATCCCGCCGATCCATCTGGCGAAGGGCAATTACTTCTCGCTCGCCCGGCGGGCGCCGTTCAGCCGGCTGATCTATCCGGTGCCGGAACCGGGCGGCCTGGGCGTCCACCTGACGCTCGACCTGGCCGGGCAGGCGCGGTTCGGACCGGATGTCGAATGGATCGACCGGATCAACTACGACGTGGACATCCGCCGCGCCGACAAGTTCTACGGAGCGATCCGCCGCTACTGGCCGGACCTGCCCGACGACGCGCTCCAGCCCGGCTACGCCGGCATCCGGCCGAAGCTGGTCGCGGCCGGGGCGGCCGACGCCGACTTCATGATCCAGGGACCGCGCCAGCACGGCGTGCCCGGCTTGCTCAACCTCTACGGCATCGAATCGCCCGGCATCACCGCCTCGCTCGCCATCGCGGCGGAGGCGGAGGCGGTCCTGCTGGAGCGCGAGACGGCACCCCTCCAGGCCTGA
- a CDS encoding zinc-dependent alcohol dehydrogenase family protein — protein MRSIRYERFGEPSDVLFLEEREKPRPGPGEALVRLRLRSINPADLLQVRGLYGQLPQLPATAGMEGVGVIEELGEGVAERPGLTVGSRVMPLGSPAWQEYACVKAAALLPIPDAMPDQVAAQAFVNPVTAWLMAVEELKLKPGDTVLVTAAGSALGRIVIQLSRRLGFKVIGTVRRPAQADELMALGAHAVVSTADEDLRGRVLELTGGRGADGAIEAVGGAVGAAAAGALAPGGTMLVYGLMSGEPIPVPVSDMIFKTLSIRGFWLADWARQAPDDVRSDAISHVFGLLAQGEVDLPVSAVYDLADIRDAVMAAESSGRPGKVLLGG, from the coding sequence ATGCGAAGTATTCGGTACGAGCGCTTCGGCGAGCCGTCCGACGTCCTGTTCCTGGAAGAGCGGGAAAAACCCCGGCCCGGTCCCGGCGAGGCGCTGGTGCGCCTCCGGCTGCGCTCGATCAACCCGGCGGACCTGCTCCAGGTCCGCGGCCTCTACGGGCAGTTGCCGCAGCTGCCGGCGACCGCCGGGATGGAGGGCGTCGGGGTGATCGAGGAACTGGGCGAAGGCGTCGCGGAGCGGCCCGGCCTGACGGTCGGCAGCCGGGTCATGCCCCTGGGGAGCCCGGCCTGGCAGGAATATGCCTGCGTCAAGGCGGCGGCGCTGCTCCCGATCCCGGACGCCATGCCCGACCAAGTCGCGGCGCAGGCTTTCGTCAACCCGGTCACCGCCTGGCTGATGGCGGTGGAGGAGCTGAAGCTCAAGCCGGGCGACACGGTGCTGGTGACGGCGGCCGGCTCCGCCCTGGGGCGCATCGTCATCCAGCTCTCCCGGCGTCTCGGCTTCAAAGTGATCGGCACCGTCCGCCGGCCGGCCCAGGCCGACGAGCTGATGGCGCTCGGTGCCCACGCCGTCGTCTCGACCGCTGACGAGGACCTGCGCGGGCGCGTGCTGGAACTGACCGGCGGCCGGGGCGCCGACGGCGCGATCGAGGCGGTCGGCGGCGCGGTCGGGGCTGCGGCGGCCGGCGCGCTGGCGCCGGGAGGCACGATGCTGGTCTATGGGCTGATGTCCGGCGAGCCGATCCCGGTCCCGGTGTCCGACATGATCTTCAAGACCCTGTCGATCAGGGGATTCTGGCTGGCCGACTGGGCCAGGCAGGCGCCGGACGACGTGCGAAGCGACGCCATCTCCCATGTATTCGGCCTTCTGGCCCAAGGGGAGGTCGATCTTCCGGTATCCGCCGTCTATGATCTGGCCGATATCCGCGATGCGGTCATGGCCGCGGAATCTTCCGGCCGTCCCGGCAAGGTCCTGCTCGGCGGGTAG
- the pdxY gene encoding pyridoxal kinase PdxY, protein MKQILSIQSHVAFGYVGNRAAVFPLQRLGFDAMAVNTVQFSNHTGYGSWTGQVFTPEHIADVIEGIGQRGGLDRCGAVLSGYMGGAALGQVIVETVRRVQAGNPRAVYCCDPVMGDVGRGFFVSEDIRSFMREHAVPAAGIITPNQFELEFLTGREIRTMEDALAAAAAARALGPKLVLLTSLTRAEAAPDTIEMLLDTPDGAYVVATPRLPLDPPPNGAGDCVAAVFLAKYLETGDAAAALGHAAASIYAVFAATLKAGTRELQLIAAQDELVRPGRLFDVAKVR, encoded by the coding sequence ATGAAACAGATCCTCAGCATCCAGTCCCACGTCGCCTTCGGCTATGTCGGCAACCGTGCGGCCGTGTTCCCGCTCCAGCGCCTCGGGTTCGACGCGATGGCGGTCAATACCGTCCAGTTCTCCAACCACACCGGCTACGGGTCCTGGACCGGCCAGGTCTTCACGCCCGAGCACATCGCCGACGTGATCGAAGGCATCGGCCAGCGCGGCGGCCTGGACCGCTGCGGCGCCGTGCTGTCCGGCTACATGGGCGGGGCGGCGCTGGGCCAGGTGATCGTCGAGACGGTCCGCCGGGTCCAGGCCGGCAATCCCCGGGCGGTCTATTGCTGCGACCCGGTGATGGGCGACGTCGGGCGCGGCTTCTTCGTCAGCGAGGACATCCGCAGCTTCATGCGGGAGCACGCGGTCCCGGCCGCCGGGATCATCACCCCCAACCAGTTCGAGCTGGAGTTCCTGACCGGGCGGGAGATCCGCACGATGGAGGACGCGCTGGCCGCGGCGGCGGCGGCCCGCGCGCTGGGGCCGAAGCTGGTGCTGCTGACCAGCCTGACCCGTGCCGAGGCGGCCCCCGACACCATCGAGATGCTGCTGGACACGCCGGACGGCGCCTATGTGGTGGCGACGCCCCGCCTGCCGCTGGACCCGCCGCCCAACGGGGCGGGCGACTGCGTGGCCGCTGTGTTCCTGGCGAAGTACCTGGAGACCGGCGACGCGGCGGCGGCCCTGGGGCATGCCGCGGCGTCGATCTATGCCGTATTCGCCGCGACCCTGAAGGCCGGGACGCGGGAGCTTCAGCTGATCGCCGCCCAGGACGAGCTGGTGCGGCCGGGGCGGCTGTTCGACGTCGCGAAGGTGCGGTAG
- a CDS encoding MaoC family dehydratase: MTKTNPGNYFEDFRLGQEIVHATPRTVTEGDMALYVALTGSRFALHSADTFAQDLGFEGATIDDVLAFHVVFGKTVPDVSLNAVANLGYAACRFGEPVYPGDTLSSVSQVIGLKENSNGKTGTVYVRSIGVNQRDEMVLDYCRWVMVRKRDESAPAPDPVVPELPDAVAVHDLIVPTGAGFAVYDTVAAGSPHLWDDYEEGERIDHADGMTIEEAEHAMATRLYQNTARVHFNQHTEKDGRFGRRLIYGGHIISIARALSFNGLANAVRIAAINGGRHVAPTFAGDTIYAWSEVLEKHELPGRHDIGVLRLRTIAAKDRPCADFPGTGADGKTNPSVVLDLDYTVLMPRRVS, translated from the coding sequence ATGACCAAGACCAATCCCGGCAACTACTTCGAAGATTTCCGCCTGGGCCAGGAGATCGTCCACGCCACGCCGCGCACCGTGACCGAAGGCGACATGGCGCTCTACGTGGCGCTCACCGGCTCCCGCTTCGCCCTGCATTCGGCGGACACCTTCGCCCAGGACCTCGGGTTCGAAGGCGCCACCATCGACGACGTGCTGGCGTTCCACGTGGTGTTCGGCAAGACCGTGCCCGACGTCTCGCTGAACGCCGTCGCCAACCTGGGCTACGCCGCCTGCCGCTTCGGCGAGCCGGTCTATCCCGGCGACACCCTGTCCTCGGTCTCCCAGGTGATCGGCCTGAAGGAGAATTCCAACGGCAAGACCGGCACGGTCTATGTCCGCTCCATCGGGGTCAACCAGCGGGACGAGATGGTGCTGGACTATTGCCGCTGGGTGATGGTCCGCAAGCGCGACGAATCGGCCCCGGCGCCCGATCCGGTGGTTCCCGAACTGCCCGACGCCGTCGCGGTCCACGACCTGATCGTGCCGACCGGCGCCGGTTTCGCCGTCTACGACACGGTCGCGGCGGGCTCCCCGCACCTGTGGGACGACTACGAGGAGGGCGAGCGGATCGACCATGCCGACGGCATGACGATCGAGGAGGCGGAGCACGCCATGGCGACCCGCCTCTACCAGAACACCGCGCGCGTCCACTTCAACCAGCACACCGAGAAGGACGGGCGGTTCGGCCGGCGGCTGATCTATGGCGGCCATATCATCAGCATCGCCCGAGCCCTCAGCTTCAACGGGCTGGCCAACGCGGTCCGCATCGCCGCGATCAACGGCGGGCGCCACGTCGCCCCGACCTTCGCCGGCGACACCATCTATGCCTGGAGCGAGGTGCTGGAGAAGCACGAGCTGCCCGGCCGCCACGACATCGGCGTGCTTCGCCTGCGCACCATCGCCGCCAAGGACCGGCCCTGCGCCGACTTCCCCGGCACCGGGGCGGACGGGAAGACCAACCCGTCCGTCGTGCTCGACCTCGACTACACCGTGCTGATGCCGCGCCGGGTGTCCTGA
- a CDS encoding aspartate-semialdehyde dehydrogenase — protein sequence MGYKVAVIGATGNVGREMLTTLAERNFPVDAVAALASEKSIGTQVSFGEKDVLDVQDLAKFDFRGWDIALSSPGGKVSAQYAPKAAGAGCVVIDNTSHFRMEPDVPLVVPEVNPEALAGYTKRNIVANPNCSTIQMVVALKPLHDLARIKRIVVSTYQSVSGAGRDGMDELFNQTRAIYVNDPVEKRKFDKQIAFNVIPHIDSFMEDGTTREEWKMMVETKKILDPRITVTATCVRVPVFIGHAEAVNVEFERPISADEATEALREAPGITVIDHRTDEGFVTPVECAGDDPVFVSRIREDFSVENGLNLWIVADNLRKGAALNAVQIAELLARDYLRK from the coding sequence ATGGGCTACAAGGTCGCGGTCATCGGCGCCACCGGCAATGTCGGGCGCGAGATGTTGACCACCCTGGCGGAGCGCAATTTCCCGGTGGACGCCGTCGCCGCCCTCGCGTCGGAGAAGTCGATCGGCACCCAGGTCTCCTTCGGCGAGAAGGACGTGCTGGACGTCCAGGACCTCGCCAAGTTCGACTTCCGGGGCTGGGACATCGCGCTCTCGTCGCCCGGCGGCAAGGTGTCCGCCCAGTACGCGCCCAAGGCCGCCGGCGCCGGCTGCGTCGTGATCGACAACACGTCCCATTTCCGCATGGAGCCGGACGTGCCCCTGGTGGTGCCGGAGGTCAATCCCGAGGCGTTGGCCGGCTACACCAAGCGCAACATCGTCGCCAACCCCAACTGCTCGACCATCCAGATGGTGGTGGCGCTGAAGCCGCTGCACGACCTCGCCCGCATCAAGCGCATCGTGGTCTCCACGTACCAGTCGGTGTCGGGGGCGGGCAGGGACGGCATGGACGAGCTGTTCAACCAGACCCGCGCCATCTACGTCAACGACCCGGTCGAGAAGCGCAAGTTCGACAAGCAGATCGCCTTCAACGTCATTCCCCACATCGACAGCTTCATGGAGGACGGCACCACCCGGGAGGAGTGGAAGATGATGGTCGAGACCAAGAAGATCCTCGACCCCCGCATCACCGTCACCGCCACCTGTGTGCGCGTGCCGGTCTTCATCGGCCATGCCGAGGCCGTCAACGTCGAGTTCGAACGGCCGATCAGCGCCGATGAGGCGACCGAGGCGCTGCGCGAAGCTCCCGGCATCACCGTGATCGACCACCGCACCGACGAGGGCTTCGTCACCCCGGTCGAATGCGCCGGAGACGATCCGGTCTTCGTCTCGCGCATCCGGGAGGACTTCTCGGTCGAGAACGGCCTGAACCTCTGGATCGTCGCCGACAACCTGCGCAAGGGCGCCGCCCTCAACGCGGTGCAGATCGCAGAGCTGCTGGCCCGGGATTACCTGCGGAAGTAA
- a CDS encoding GGDEF domain-containing protein, protein MFAPAGHTAETISVLLVEDQPGDAGLVTRALGGRRGQFEVTWVETLAHALTLLAEMRYDVVLLDLSLPDSQGFQTIGAVRHAAPTLPLIVLTGLSDNDMALAAVEAGAQDFLVKGEFEEAMIERAVRHAIARGQLEERLRRSEARLKNILDLAHDAVVSVDAGQRIVLFNPAAERMFGYRTDEILGEPLSRLVPEPLRARHSAHFGEFLRNAVTSQVMADRPEVGARRRDGTVFPVEISLSRSEGPEGPIFTAMIRDITGRKRTEAELVLLATTDPLTGIANRRHLLDCAEREMARLGRSGTPFSLIMADVDHFKRINDTYGHAVGDEALMLLASAFRPVIRENDLAGRMGGEEFAILLPEAREDEAVAVAERVRHHVAGLRLPARSAEGAPGAGIRFTVSLGVAEGRRDDSRIEQPLARADQALYEAKAAGRNRVMRAGAARGLVAPLALS, encoded by the coding sequence ATGTTCGCTCCCGCAGGCCATACCGCCGAGACCATTAGCGTCCTGCTCGTCGAGGACCAGCCGGGCGACGCCGGCCTCGTCACGCGGGCATTGGGAGGCCGGCGCGGGCAATTCGAGGTGACCTGGGTCGAGACGCTGGCGCACGCGCTGACCCTGCTGGCCGAGATGCGGTATGACGTCGTCCTGCTCGACCTGTCGCTGCCGGACAGCCAAGGCTTCCAGACCATCGGCGCGGTGCGCCACGCCGCCCCAACCCTGCCCCTGATCGTCCTGACCGGGCTGAGCGACAACGACATGGCGCTGGCCGCGGTCGAGGCGGGCGCCCAGGACTTCCTGGTCAAGGGCGAGTTCGAGGAGGCCATGATCGAGCGCGCGGTGCGCCACGCGATCGCGCGCGGCCAGCTGGAGGAGCGGCTGCGCCGGTCGGAGGCGCGGCTGAAAAACATCCTGGACCTCGCCCACGACGCCGTCGTCTCGGTCGATGCCGGCCAGCGCATCGTCCTGTTCAATCCGGCGGCGGAACGGATGTTCGGCTACCGGACCGACGAGATCCTGGGCGAGCCGCTGTCGCGGCTGGTCCCCGAACCGCTGCGCGCCCGGCATTCCGCCCATTTCGGGGAATTCCTGCGCAACGCCGTGACCTCGCAGGTGATGGCCGACCGGCCGGAGGTGGGCGCCCGCCGCCGCGACGGCACCGTATTCCCGGTCGAGATCTCGCTGTCCCGCTCCGAGGGGCCGGAAGGCCCGATCTTCACCGCCATGATCAGGGACATCACCGGCCGCAAGCGGACCGAGGCGGAGCTGGTGCTGCTGGCGACCACCGACCCGCTGACCGGCATCGCCAACCGGCGCCACCTGCTCGACTGCGCCGAGCGCGAGATGGCGCGGCTGGGCCGGTCCGGCACCCCGTTCAGCCTGATCATGGCCGATGTCGACCATTTCAAGCGTATCAACGACACCTATGGGCACGCGGTCGGCGACGAGGCGCTGATGCTGCTGGCGTCGGCCTTCCGCCCGGTGATCCGCGAGAACGACCTGGCCGGCCGCATGGGCGGCGAGGAGTTCGCCATCCTGCTGCCGGAGGCCCGCGAGGACGAGGCCGTGGCCGTGGCGGAGCGGGTCCGCCACCATGTCGCCGGCCTGCGCCTGCCCGCCAGGTCCGCCGAGGGTGCGCCCGGCGCCGGGATCCGCTTCACCGTCAGCCTGGGCGTGGCGGAGGGCCGGCGCGACGACAGCCGGATCGAACAGCCGCTGGCCCGGGCCGACCAGGCGCTCTACGAGGCCAAGGCCGCGGGGCGGAACCGCGTCATGCGGGCTGGTGCGGCGCGCGGGCTTGTGGCACCGTTGGCGCTATCGTGA
- a CDS encoding HpcH/HpaI aldolase/citrate lyase family protein, with amino-acid sequence MAMTVRPRRSVLYMPGSNPRAMEKGKALQADGLILDLEDAVAPDAKAQARTQIGDAIRGGGYGRRELIVRTNGLNTPWGYEDLVFAAASGADAVLLPKVESADMVRQAEQVLVASGAPADQKIWCMMETPLAMLNVKEIAGASPRLGGLVMGTSDLAKDLHAAHTRDRLPMITSLGLCLLAARAYNLAILDGVYLDLNDDEGFAASCRQGLELGFDGKTLIHPKTLAAANAVFGPSAEEVAWSRRIIDAFQAAVAEGKGVVLVDGKLVENLHVENARRLVALAEAIEAMDGDSAAA; translated from the coding sequence ATGGCAATGACTGTCCGCCCCCGTCGCAGCGTCCTCTACATGCCGGGGTCCAACCCGCGCGCCATGGAGAAGGGCAAGGCCCTGCAGGCCGACGGGCTGATCCTCGACCTGGAGGACGCGGTCGCTCCCGATGCCAAGGCGCAGGCCCGGACCCAGATCGGCGACGCGATCCGGGGCGGCGGCTACGGAAGGCGCGAGCTGATCGTCCGGACCAACGGGCTCAACACCCCCTGGGGCTACGAGGACCTGGTGTTCGCCGCCGCCTCGGGCGCCGACGCGGTGCTGCTGCCCAAGGTCGAATCGGCCGATATGGTCCGTCAGGCGGAGCAGGTCCTCGTGGCCTCCGGCGCTCCGGCCGACCAGAAGATCTGGTGCATGATGGAGACCCCGCTGGCGATGCTGAACGTCAAGGAGATCGCCGGCGCCTCGCCCCGCCTGGGCGGGCTGGTGATGGGCACCTCCGACCTCGCCAAGGACCTGCACGCCGCCCACACGCGCGACCGCCTGCCGATGATCACCAGCCTGGGCCTGTGCCTGCTGGCGGCGCGGGCCTACAACCTCGCCATCCTGGACGGCGTCTATCTCGACCTCAACGACGACGAGGGCTTCGCCGCCAGCTGCCGGCAGGGGCTGGAGCTGGGCTTCGACGGCAAGACCCTGATCCACCCCAAGACGCTGGCCGCCGCCAACGCGGTGTTCGGCCCGTCCGCCGAGGAGGTGGCGTGGTCCCGCCGCATCATCGACGCCTTCCAGGCCGCCGTTGCCGAGGGGAAGGGCGTGGTGCTGGTGGACGGCAAGCTGGTGGAGAACCTGCACGTCGAGAACGCCCGCCGGCTGGTGGCGCTGGCCGAGGCGATCGAGGCCATGGACGGCGACTCCGCGGCCGCCTGA